The Juglans microcarpa x Juglans regia isolate MS1-56 chromosome 2D, Jm3101_v1.0, whole genome shotgun sequence DNA window TCTCGAGTGGGAAGATCTCGCTTGGTACTAGCCAACCCAGAGGGCCCCAAGATCTTCCATAAGCCAAGACAAACAAGCATATCACAATCACAAGAAAGATGCCAATTCCTTTAGTGAGGGTTTCTCCTTGCCCAAACTTCAGCGCCAGAGTTATGGCGACAGCTGCCTACAGATAAACAGAGCTGGTAAGTACTCAATCCAATAAAGTTTCTTCGGAAATAAGTTCAAGAACTAGAGATTAAAAATGTAATTACCATGCAAAATATCATTTCAGAACCAGCTTCCAAAAAGAAAGCTCTTCTGCCAAATTTATCCACTAATGACATTGATATCAGTGCACCAACAACAAGCGCTCCACTGGTGAAAATGGCTGAATATAGAGATGCCTCTGAGCCAAAACCCAAGCTTTGGAATATGACTGGAGCATAAAAAAGTATAGAGTTCATTCCTGTGAGCTGTTGGAACGCTGGGATCCCCAAAGCCCCTATTACCAACTGGGGACGATTCCTCCTTTGGAGGAGATTCCTGAATGGATGTTTTACAGCTCTTGCTGCATTGCTTGCATCAACAAGATCGGCAAACTCTGCATCTACATTTGTTGTACCTCTGACTTTCTCCAAtacccttcttccttcttctagTTTGCCTTGTTCTACAAGACTATTAGGGGTCTCAGGAAGGAAAACGCCCCCTATAAACATTAGAGTTGCTGGGACAGTGGCCAAACCAAGAGATAATCTCCAACCCCAAGGATGGAGTTGTTCAGTACCATAGTTTATGAAGTTTGCTATCAGAATCCCTAGGCAAGTGGTCAATTGAAAGAGTTGGTTAACTGCCCCTCGGATCTTTGCAGGAGCCATCTCTGAAAGGTACAAGGGAACTGCCTGCAACATTAGAACAACAAGAGCAGCAAGTGCATGAGTTTTtgcaaaacttatatatatatatatatatatatatatatatatttacatatatatatatatatatattgttctaTTCTTGTTTGTTGATTAGCAGGCTTACTTGATTTCCAAATCCAATGCCAACACCGAGGAAGATTCGCCCAATGATCAGCATTGCAATGTTAACTGCAGCTGCATTGAGAACTGCTCCTAGAAAGAAGCTCGTTGCTCCAACAAGGATGCTGCCTCTTCTGCCATATTTTCTGGACACGTAGGACGCTCCAAAAGTGGAAATGAGGCCCGCAAAGTATAGGGAGGATGTAAAGAGTGTGAGGACCTGGTTGTCATATTTACAGTAATCAGTTTCATTGAGATGTTGTTGCTTTCTTCTATACACTTTTGGGAAGAATTCCTTCAAAAAATCATCCATGGAAGTCACTCCACCTGAAATCAGCATAAAAGGTAAAATTCttaatgtgattttttaataatattgtgataccccatatgatatggataagggtagatggtgtatgagatcccacattgcttgggaaggaaaagttcttgctctttataaggttccaatgaggattcaattgtatcattgactagtccttttggaatataggtcatgtggtttgggccttctattggggcgttacaaatagtatcaaagTCTATcctaaccagaaatgtgggatttGAGCCATGctacctacaatggacaggctcaacgaggacgtcgggaatttaaggggggtagattgtgatgccccatatgatatggataagggtaggtggtgtctGAGATatcacattgtttgggaatgagaagttctcgctctttataaggttctaatggggtttcaattgtatcattgactagtccttttggagtataggtcatgtggtttgggccttctattgggacgttacaaatataaacataataaagGTGGTCTCTTTGTTCATAGAAGAAGCtcacaaagatttttttttctacctaGTTTGGGTAGTGAAGTATTCTCAAGTATTCGCTACTATTCTGATAATACCCCGCtgctattcattattttattattattttttacctacttttcacctacttttcactactattcactactattcaatattctat harbors:
- the LOC121251068 gene encoding sugar transport protein 14-like, whose amino-acid sequence is MAGGAFADAGTLKRAHLYEYKITGYFIFACIVAALGGSLFGYDLGVSGGVTSMDDFLKEFFPKVYRRKQQHLNETDYCKYDNQVLTLFTSSLYFAGLISTFGASYVSRKYGRRGSILVGATSFFLGAVLNAAAVNIAMLIIGRIFLGVGIGFGNQAVPLYLSEMAPAKIRGAVNQLFQLTTCLGILIANFINYGTEQLHPWGWRLSLGLATVPATLMFIGGVFLPETPNSLVEQGKLEEGRRVLEKVRGTTNVDAEFADLVDASNAARAVKHPFRNLLQRRNRPQLVIGALGIPAFQQLTGMNSILFYAPVIFQSLGFGSEASLYSAIFTSGALVVGALISMSLVDKFGRRAFFLEAGSEMIFCMAAVAITLALKFGQGETLTKGIGIFLVIVICLFVLAYGRSWGPLGWLVPSEIFPLETRSAGQSVVVCVNLLFTALIAQCFLVSLCHLQYGIFLLFGGLIIIMSCFIFFLLPETKQVPIEEVYLLWQNHWFWKNIVRETDQAGDSDGKSTLQV